The Syngnathus acus chromosome 2, fSynAcu1.2, whole genome shotgun sequence genomic interval TCAAATTgatccctgtgggactccCTTTTCTAAGATAATTAGGTCAGTTTGTATGCAATGAACCCAAGGTCCGAAAAAACTGGAGCATTACGTGGCAAAGGACAGAATCGTAGAGTTTaaatccaatgataaaaatgGATGCATCGTGTCAAATATTTACACACAACTCAAATCCTCTCACACGTGCTCATTGTGAAATACTTCTTCCCGTGCTGTGTAGACTATCAAATCGTTTGAACAGTGCAGTCAGCGTTTGTTTGCATGTTGGCGACTCGTCAGTCCCTCATCATCGTTTCTTCTGCCTTCCCACCTCAACTGGGCGCGGCTCAGGCGCTGGGTGGAGCTGCTTCCACGCCTCTCGTGCTTTTGTGCACACGTCCGCTGCTAGAAGCTGCGCCGCGCTTCTCTGCTTCGGACGAGCAAGCCTTTCGATCGatcgagcgagcgagcaccGAGCAGGAGACGGACGATGCTTGCGGAGCCGCTGCGTTCGGCCATGACGGTCGGGAAAGTGGATGACACCTCGCTGGCTGTGCCGTCTGACGCCAGGCTGCACACGGGAGCGCACCGGGTGCTGGATCAAGTGCAGACCATCAAGAGGAGCAAGTCCAAACACGGAAAGAACGGCACTCCTACAAGTACGAAACAACTTTGCGCGCACGCTGCAGGAAAAACCGTCACAATCAATCGAGAAGCAAGGCTCTAGAAAAGGAAGTCGTCAAATCCATTTTCCTTCTCCGGACTTCAAAATCATATGGCAAATTTGCCCGCCCATTTATTGTATTGCAGCAACAGTTTGGTTTGGACGTCGTCATGCAAAATAGAAGCAAGGATATTTTAATGCTAATtttgtggttaaaaaaaaaaaaaacttcaggaatgaaaataaagaggAGGGGATGCAATTTGGACCcccacccacaaaaaaatgatgtggcgagGCAGATCTAATGCTCTTTCACTAAATGCCAGAATAATTTTTCCTAATGTCAGAAAGTTTAGGCTGTATCATAAATGCAACCGTACAGTTGGCCTAATTCTGACTCACCCAGCCTAAAAGTATGTTGAATGCCAAAATGAGTGCTTTCAACCCTTGGATtcataaaagtacatttgggGGCCTTGGAAATAGAAATACCAAAGAGTCCAATAGGATAGAGCAAGAACTATGCACTCCAACTGCGCCCTTTTTGTGACTGGGTGTGAATGTGACCTGTGGCTGCATCCACTCAAGAATTTGATGATGTCCAACTTTCCCTGCTGGCTGGCCGGAGTGTTTTGCTCCCTCCGAGCAAGGGAATGCAGCCCTCCCCGTGTGTGGCTTTTGACCCGTCACACTCAAGCTTTTTTCAGCTTGAGTGCTtacatgaaaagaaagaagaaagcacAGAGAGAAAGTGTCTTTTGTGTCGTTGAGAATCCGAGGAGAGAAGAGAAGCTCTCGGATAGCTTCTACGCTTTCACATGTTGCGACACGTGATCACCAGTGCCAAATATGGTGTGTAGTCAATAAGCCTCTCCTCAAATTATTGGAATATTTGACACAGACAAATATTTGGCACGTCTCgaattcgttttttttttttttttacgtttaaAATTCAACTTGGTTTTGTTATGTCATGAGGCATGTGGTGTTTCCAATCATTGACTAGCTAACACGCTACATGAGtgcagaaagaaagagaatcATAACCAAGGGAATTCATTTCCAGTTAGCGCATGTTAGCACATCACGCTTTAGTCAGTCGAAGCTGTTTTATTGCTGTTCATCCCAAATGATCATCGCTAACAATCCGGCAAAGGTATTATGGAAGGGTGATGCCCATagattttgtttgttatgAATATAGGAACATCCAACCAGGTGCACAAAATCGGTCTTTAATGAGTCAAATATTCCAAGAGCGATGTGTCCCGCAGAAAAAGAGCCACATGCGGCCCTAGCGCCACAGGTTGCAGACCCCATTGTTATTGTAGCCATCTTTAGTGAAATCTCCTTAACAGCGTGGAAACTAAAAGGCGAGCCCATcataattgtttaatggtTGGTTTCGGTGCGATGATTAACACGTGTTCGTGAATCATACGTGACGAACAAATGTACTTCAACATGTTTATGCAGGTGACATGATGTCATGTCTGTTTCACAGCCAAGTGCCAATGCGgggaaaaacattaaataacattttttaactgtttttttttttttaaataaaataataaaattaaaaataaaatgtttttaactgttttttttttcaacttgttGATTGACTGTGACAAAGGTGGAAACtccttttgttgtttattacgGGGCTTTGCCATTTTTTGAATCTTTCTGTTCATCCAGACATACGTGTTTGCCAATTGGCATTCTGCCCTGTTGTCGTGTCCCTgtgctattttatttatttttttcctttcaaccGCCCTCATCAGTGTCCTCTTTCTTTCCACAGGCCCAACTTTGCCACCATTGTCACCACTGGACGAGTTTGGAACATTCCAGTTTTTGCCCAGCAAAGCCAATGGCACTTTCGGTCGTAGTGTCTCCACCAAGACGACAGCGTTCAACAAAGCGGTAATTGTTTCACACTCCCATTGCATTTTGTGCCCTTTGAGAAACCCAAACccaaataccgtaattttcggactataagtcgcaccggagtataagtcgcaccagccataaaatgcccaaaaaagtgaaaaaaccccatatatatgtatgtaagtcgctcctgagtataagtcgcccccccacccaaactatgaaaaaaaaaacgcgacttatagtccgaaaattacggtatgctGCAATGTTTTTAGATCATTTCCCGCTTTATCTTCTTGTGTGATGTTTTCTTTagtcatttgttttggaaCATTTCCGTCTGTAATTAATCATTGATACATTCTTACACGACACGCTTGCTAGGAAGTCTGGTCTTGGTCGGGAATGGTTGTTGGCAGTTTGCCAGCTCTGAGGAGGATAATTGGGATAGAAAATGGAGGGATTGATAGCTGGATgggattgtttttgtgtgctctTTCTGGTGTGcacacatttcatttgaagaATATTATCATAAGAATATTATTTCAGTTGTTAtccaatttattattatcttaTGGAAAGAATTCTATTGATTTAGACTGGCATCCATTAAACAAGGGGCGTTCAAAAGTCCTTTTCGGTTAAACAAACGAACACTTGTTAAACGGTAAGTGACGTGACTGCCCATCGATTGGTCAAGCAAACACAGAGAGACTAAGTAATCATGCCAGAATATCCAAGTTTCGTTGCGTTACTGTAACGAACATCTACTTGAGCTGTTacgttttgtaatttttttttatgacataattaattaattcacGTGTTTACACAATTAGCCTgccttttgcatttttttgggagCAGGCCAAGTTTGAACGCGCAAAAAGTAACTCCCAGACAGTTGCAAATGTCCAACAGATTGCCAACTGTTATTAGTTGGGCAATTGAATGCTGATCTTCAATTGAAAGGTGTGTCTGTTGAATAGGAACGCCTCCCAGTCTGTCTTAACTGTATAACATGCAGGTGTCTGCCTCAGGCAACTGGCTTTGTCTTACACTAAAGTCAAAAAATACACTACTGTAGAAGAGAGTGAGGTCTAAGACCTTATACTTGCActtaaacaaaatattatataaagGTTAGAAATAACATACTTTTATAAatgcatatatttttattattattaacacaGTTACTTGTTACTAGCTTTGAAAACGATTTTAAAACCAGCATataattgaaattaaattgaCTAGAACCCTCAACTAAAATCCCTACTATGCTAGTtttctgaaaaaagaaaaccttgCCACAGTTTGCCTTTAGCACTCGATGTGCTTGAAAAACATGGAATGCCATTTTGGCATCAGTATGCCGAGTTTTATTCACcatgaaaatgtaattttttgttgttgttgttgttgttgttttttcccccccaaattgtTCTCCAGTGTTCATCAAccatcagcaaaaaaaaagaaatatttgattGCTCTTTTGAGAAGCTGACAACATTTTTAATCCTCTTATTCTACTTCGTGTAACAAAATGATCTTCTATTGATTGTAGGCCCcaatacattaaaataatattgttCTAAATAAAGTGCTCTTAGTTGCAGTGCCATTTATTGCGATATTGCACTCTGCATTTTATCATCTGCTTTGATTAATTATGTGACATTTTACCGAAAAATTGTCGCCAATCAGGGTGCATGGCAAGATACtggcacacaaaataaaaagatgatgTAACAGGCTGCAATTAAGTCGTTTTAATGACGCTGGGACTGTGAATTCAGGTTGTGCTGGTGCTGCACACAAAgcacttgtgtgttttgctgcAGGGAGTCTCCAGTTGCAGGTATTATCTTACCTGCCCATAGTCTGTGTGATTGTTCACTGCTTTCTGCTGCCCTCCACATAAaaagaagatgaaaacaaaggtCAAAGCACGCaggaaagaaataaataagccATTGAAACGTAATCCAGCACATAAAGCCATTTTTATGCTGCTGTTTCTCCaaatcaaattgaattttttttttttccctgcctcTATTTTGCAGCAATATGCCCATAAGAGTCGAACTCAGTCCACAAAAAGCTTGGGAGCAAAACACCTCAGCACGTCTGGTGCATGGGAACAACAACTCAATGCTGCCAACTGGCCTCAAAGTCCCGCCGGGATGAAATCCAGCCGCAGCGATCCCGCCTTGGCTCCTGCAAACAACAGGGTGAGCACATCTGACGGTGGCTGGCAAGATGCTGACGTGTTTTCTTCATCGTTCGTAACGTTGGTTTGGTGTTTTGGTAGCGAGTCAAAGGGCAGACCACCCAGACTCAAGTGAAGAGACTCAGCGCTTACTCCACCAGCAACGGCTTCCACACGGGTGTGGGCCAACAACGATATTTGGAAGCGCCTCCCGATCAGTCGCACGGCATCAAAACGTCCAAGATTGAACAGCAACCAGGGTAGGTTTGATTCTTGTCACCATCTCGaacacaaaagaagaaatatgtgtttttaaaaaaaaaaaattgtacgtCTACAGCCTCAATGGTTCGTCGGATTTGACCATCAAGGAAGCTGTGGAGTTCTTGTCTCACCCCGAGGAGAATTTCCAGCAGTGCGGCGCCACCATCATTCAGCAAACCACTTTTAAAGACGATCGTGCCAAACAAGAGGTCAGTCTGAGTTTCTTAGAACCACCAAAAAAATTTCGATGGGATGTTAAGATGACCGAAGGAGCCGATGGCATATGAATGAACTTTGTGTTTCTCTATCAGGTTCTCCAGCTTGGGGGGATCCCCACTCTGGTGTCTCTGCTGCGCAGCCCAAATCCTGCTGTGAGCCTGGCCGCCGCCGGGGCCTTGAGGAACCTGGTCTTCAAGGACCACAAGAATAAGCAGCAGGTTCAACAATGCGGCGGTATCGCCAAAGCCCTGCAGTTACTCAAGGAGACGGAATGTAGCGAGACGCAGAAGCAGATCACAGGTGGCGCCTTTGAGCACGTGCAAAATATCATGACGGCAAACTTGAGTTTTTTCTCATCTGTGACTTGGGTAGGCCTGCTTTGGAACTTGTCTTCTGCCGACGAGCTGAAGGGGGAACTCATAGCCACGGCGCTGCCCGCCTTGACCGAGAACGTGGTGGTGCCGTTCACACGCTGGTCGGACGACAGCGCCTCCAACAACATCCACCCTGAAGTGTTCTACAACACCACGGGGTGCCTGCGGTGAGAGTCTATATTATTGAAAGCCTATTAAGTACTTTGATGTATTCCATATAGTgcattagaaataaaaaatattattatataatttttataataagaattatttttattttttattatatttattttatatgtattagtgttattatcattattattattatcattattattataatacagCCTAAGGTTCATGTACTAGTATGCTCTTTGTCctgtgattattattattatttttttttacttctagTGTCCCACTCGTACGCAATTTTACAATACACCTTTAAAAAAtgctgggttaaaaacaacccaacCCAAAAGTTCCACTAGTAGCATGCAGATATCGATTTGTGCACTGTTTTGGTTCGTTGTATGGTTTTGTATGCTTCCCATCCtaatatttgcatttgaaatgtttgcagcAACCTGAGCTGCGCTAAGCTGCGGGAGAGGACGGCCATGAGAGACTGCCGCGGACTTATCGATTCGCTCATGTGCTACCTTCAGTCCTGTGTGGCTGACAACAACCCTGACGACAAGGTAGGCCCGGTTCATTCAGAGCGTCAAATGACTCCTTCTCAGTGGTCGGACGAGTCGGACTCGAGCGGCATTCGCTCAgatatgacaaaaatgatgaaagaTGTGGTCTTGATGTGTCCTAAAATCAATTTTCGAAAGTTCACGAGCATGTTACAAGTGCCTCATGTGACTCTCATGATTTGCATAATTCCTGCTTTCAATCATTTGCACGCTCACGTAGCTTCCTTAAAAATGGGTTGCACTGGCTTTTCCTGTCAATCTAGCCTTTGGCAACAGTACACAGTAACGAGTGTTCAGCCTCTGTGTTTTTGCAAATGGATACAGTCGACCTCCAAAAGGAACGGTGGTTGCCCGAATGCGTAGTCTCTCATCCAAAAAGTGAAACTTCTATCATATCATTGATGGATTGACTCTGTGTCCTTTATGTAGTCTGTGGAGAACTGTGCATGCATCCTCCATAATTTGACCTACCAGCTGGAAAGCGAGTCCCCCAAGTGCTTTGCTGACTTCATCCCTTCAACGGAGAGCCAATCCGGCAGGAAAAGCCCGACGGTCGGATGCTTCAGCCCAAAGAGCGGCAAGGTTCAAAAGGAGGTAAATAtgaggaagggaaaaaaaaccttgagCCCCCCCGTGGACCATCTTGTCCAAGGTGACCCGGTTCTCCTCCTTTTCTCGTCAGTTTTCGTTCGAAAACGTTCGAGGAATGCTGGATGACATTGACCCGAAAGGTGCCAAGTGGTTGTGCCATCCCAAAGCTATGCAGACCTACTTGTCTCTGCTCAGCTCGTCAAAGAAAGACGCCACCTTGGAGGCCTGCTGTGGTGCGCTGCAGAACTTGACTGCCAGCAAACATCTTGTAAGTCCATGGCATTGAATATgaaaagtctgcacacccctgttcaGATGTTgcgattaaaaaaagtgacttttaaTGTGACCTTTCTCATGTACAActgaatagattttttttcttcaactttTGTAAAATACTGCTGAATTGATGCGTTTGCAAAAATGTCCACACCCTCTCTTAACTTGCGTTCAGAATGAACCGGTTTCATTCAAAATGGAAGTCAGCGCACACACCTGCCACAATTCAACTGAAGAATTGTTTCTCTTCCAGGGGTCAGGTGCCATGAGTCAGATCCTGGTCCAGAAGTTGGGGGCTCTGATGCATATTGTCCCTCTGTTGAGGTCACCTAAGGCCAGCCTGCAGAAGGCCGCTGTGTCCCTGCTGGGCAACATTGGTCGAACCGGCGGCGGCTTGCAGACCACCATGGGTGAGAATTCTCTGGTCCTCTGCTTTCCAGGCAGGCAGCAGCGCTGAGTGTCTCCTGTGTTTTCTGTAGCAAAGCAGGTTTTGCCGGAGCTCACCGGGCTTCTCTCTGCTGGCCCCCAAGAGCTGGGCAACAATGACGAAAGCTTGGCGACAGTTTGCAACACTGTCCGTAATCTGATGATGGTGGACACGGAGGTCAACAAGAAGTTTATCGATAGTGATTTGGTGTCATCGGTGGCCGATCTCAGTGGGAATAGGTGAGTTTGAGAGTGGGTCAAAGGTGAATTAAGCCTCTTGTCCGCTCCACACAAAGCGATGTGGCTGATTAAAGTGAacaatgtgatttttattttaccgcCAGACACTTTGAATGccattaaaataatacaaacagGCGAGTAATAAAGGAGAATGTGGATATTCAACATTCGTTCACAGTAATTGTGCATTTTGGTGACAGAGACTCTCCGCACTTCACTTTTTTAGCTATACATACAAATGACATAAATGGAGTTAAGTATATAAAcactgtgtaaaatgtaatggTATCATTTGGCAGAGGCTAGCTGAATCTCGCTTTATAACCGGAGACAGAAGTTTTGTAACTAAAGCTCATGTGGTCTGACGTTTTACGACATTTTACTCTGGCTGTTAAATTTATGATGTTGCGACGCTATTCGTGTcattcaaatttcaaatgGCACTAAAACTAGTCATGTAAACAATTCAGTCGCTTTGGGCCATGTTGCTTGGCTCATTCAAACTACGATGTACATTTTGTAGACTGCACATAGAAAATGACGCTGTGGTTAAAATAAGTATTCGTTttaaagaatgttttttttcttccaggtcTTTACCCAAAGCCAGCAAAGCAGCCTCTGTGCTCCTCTATCACTTTTGGAATGACAAGAacttacaaaacattttgaaaaaggtAAATAGCAAAAACAGCGCAACACAATTA includes:
- the LOC119138530 gene encoding plakophilin-1, translated to MLAEPLRSAMTVGKVDDTSLAVPSDARLHTGAHRVLDQVQTIKRSKSKHGKNGTPTSPTLPPLSPLDEFGTFQFLPSKANGTFGRSVSTKTTAFNKAQYAHKSRTQSTKSLGAKHLSTSGAWEQQLNAANWPQSPAGMKSSRSDPALAPANNRRVKGQTTQTQVKRLSAYSTSNGFHTGVGQQRYLEAPPDQSHGIKTSKIEQQPGLNGSSDLTIKEAVEFLSHPEENFQQCGATIIQQTTFKDDRAKQEVLQLGGIPTLVSLLRSPNPAVSLAAAGALRNLVFKDHKNKQQVQQCGGIAKALQLLKETECSETQKQITGLLWNLSSADELKGELIATALPALTENVVVPFTRWSDDSASNNIHPEVFYNTTGCLRNLSCAKLRERTAMRDCRGLIDSLMCYLQSCVADNNPDDKSVENCACILHNLTYQLESESPKCFADFIPSTESQSGRKSPTVGCFSPKSGKVQKEFSFENVRGMLDDIDPKGAKWLCHPKAMQTYLSLLSSSKKDATLEACCGALQNLTASKHLGSGAMSQILVQKLGALMHIVPLLRSPKASLQKAAVSLLGNIGRTGGGLQTTMAKQVLPELTGLLSAGPQELGNNDESLATVCNTVRNLMMVDTEVNKKFIDSDLVSSVADLSGNRSLPKASKAASVLLYHFWNDKNLQNILKKLGMSKSLFINDNTTAAYRSMQIIE